One Takifugu rubripes chromosome 19, fTakRub1.2, whole genome shotgun sequence genomic window carries:
- the lsm3 gene encoding U6 snRNA-associated Sm-like protein LSm3 yields the protein MADEVEQQPATNTVEEPLDLIRLSLDERIYVKMRNDRELRGRLHAYDQHLNMILGDVEETVTTVEIDEETYEELYKSTKRNIPMLFVRGDGVVLVAPPLRVG from the exons ATGGCGGACGAAGTTGAACAG CAACCAGCCACCAACACGGTCGAGGAGCCGTTAGATCTGATCAGACTCAGTCTGGATGAGCGGATCTACGTTAAAATGAGGAACGACCGTGAACTTCGGGGTCGGCTGCAC GCGTACGATCAGCACCTGAACATGATCCTGGGGGATGTGGAGGAGACGGTGACCACGGTGGAGATCGATGAGGAGACGTATGAAGAGCTGTACAAG TCCACAAAGAGGAACATCCCCATGCTGTTTGTGCGAGGGGACGGCGTCGTCCTCGTGGCTCCGCCCCTCCGCGTGGGTTAG
- the khk gene encoding ketohexokinase isoform X1, whose protein sequence is MDQFEMEEQKKILCVGLVCLDIINVVDKYPEEDTDSRCLSQRWQRGGNASNSCTVLSLLGASSAFMGSLAAGPVANFILEDFQKFLIDVSLVSEHAQCVLPASVVISNVCTGSRTILHMNSFIVDDFLSRAIDVSAVVWQVKGETPCACCVVCPTTGSRTVVLFDTNLPDVTAENFSDVDLRQFKWVHLEGRNAEEQVKMVQQVEVHNASVPPQQRVTVSVEIEKAREPLYQLFPHGDVVFVSKDVARHFGFLTAEAALRGFYPRVKQGAVLICAWAEKGADALGPDGLIVHSDAFPPESLVDTLGAGDTFNAAVIYTLSKGGSLQEALTFGCRVAGWKCGFHGYDSIGEMFSK, encoded by the exons ATGGACCAG ttcGAAatggaagagcagaagaagattCTGTGCGTCGGGCTGGTTTGTCTCGACATCATCAACGTGGTTGACAAATATCCAGAAGAAGACACCGACAGCAG GTGTTTGTCTCAGCGGtggcaaagaggaggaaatgctTCAAACTCCTGCACGGTGCTGTCCCTCCTGGGGGCCTCTAGTGCCTTCATGGGCTCACTGGCTGCTGGTCCCGTAGCCAA TTTTATTTTGGAGGATTTTCAGAAGTTCCTCATAGACGTGTCTCTGGTTTCTGAGCACGCTCAGTGTGTCCTTCCAGCTTCTGTGGTCATCAGTAACGTCTGCACAGGAAGCCGCACTATCCTCCACatgaacag TTTCATCGTGGACGACTTCCTGTCACGTGCCATCGATGTCTCTGCAGTGGTTTggcaggtcaaaggtgaaaCTCCGTGTGCATGTTGTGTGGTCTGTCCCACCACTGGATCTCGAACCGTTGTTCTGTTTGACAC gaaCCTTCCTGACGTCACAGCGGAGAACTTCTCTGACGTTGACCTCCGTCAGTTTAAGTGGGTCCACCTGGAG GGCCGAAACgctgaggagcaggtgaagatggtgcagcaggtggaggtgcaCAACGCCTCCGTGCCGCCACAGCAGAGAGTCACTGTGTCAGTGGAGATCGAGAAGGCCAGAGAGCCGCTCTACCAGCTGTTCCCACACGGCGACGTG GTGTTTGTCAGTAAAGATGTGGCGCGACACTTCGGCTTCCTGACCGCCGAAGCTGCTCTGAGAGGATTCTACCCTCGCGTCAAACAGGG GGCCGTCCTGATATGTGCCTGGGCAGAAAAAGGAGCAGATGCTTTGGGTCCTGACGGTTTGATTGTTCATTCTGATGCGTTTCCTCCTGAAAGTCTGGTTGATACTCTGGGAGCTGGAGACACCTTCAACGCTGCCGTCATCTACACGCTGTCCAAAG ggggcagcCTGCAGGAGGCGCTGACGTTTGGTTGCAGAGTCGCTGGCTGGAAATGTGGTTTCCATGGTTACGATAGCATCGGAGAAATGTTCAGTAAATGA
- the khk gene encoding ketohexokinase isoform X2 gives MDQVRTDEQREAEHLLPPVQFEMEEQKKILCVGLVCLDIINVVDKYPEEDTDSRCLSQRWQRGGNASNSCTVLSLLGASSAFMGSLAAGPVANFILEDFQKFLIDVSLVSEHAQCVLPASVVISNVCTGSRTILHMNRNLPDVTAENFSDVDLRQFKWVHLEGRNAEEQVKMVQQVEVHNASVPPQQRVTVSVEIEKAREPLYQLFPHGDVVFVSKDVARHFGFLTAEAALRGFYPRVKQGAVLICAWAEKGADALGPDGLIVHSDAFPPESLVDTLGAGDTFNAAVIYTLSKGGSLQEALTFGCRVAGWKCGFHGYDSIGEMFSK, from the exons ATGGACCAG gtgaggacagacgaGCAGAGAGAGGCAGAACATTTGCTTCCTCCcgttcag ttcGAAatggaagagcagaagaagattCTGTGCGTCGGGCTGGTTTGTCTCGACATCATCAACGTGGTTGACAAATATCCAGAAGAAGACACCGACAGCAG GTGTTTGTCTCAGCGGtggcaaagaggaggaaatgctTCAAACTCCTGCACGGTGCTGTCCCTCCTGGGGGCCTCTAGTGCCTTCATGGGCTCACTGGCTGCTGGTCCCGTAGCCAA TTTTATTTTGGAGGATTTTCAGAAGTTCCTCATAGACGTGTCTCTGGTTTCTGAGCACGCTCAGTGTGTCCTTCCAGCTTCTGTGGTCATCAGTAACGTCTGCACAGGAAGCCGCACTATCCTCCACatgaacag gaaCCTTCCTGACGTCACAGCGGAGAACTTCTCTGACGTTGACCTCCGTCAGTTTAAGTGGGTCCACCTGGAG GGCCGAAACgctgaggagcaggtgaagatggtgcagcaggtggaggtgcaCAACGCCTCCGTGCCGCCACAGCAGAGAGTCACTGTGTCAGTGGAGATCGAGAAGGCCAGAGAGCCGCTCTACCAGCTGTTCCCACACGGCGACGTG GTGTTTGTCAGTAAAGATGTGGCGCGACACTTCGGCTTCCTGACCGCCGAAGCTGCTCTGAGAGGATTCTACCCTCGCGTCAAACAGGG GGCCGTCCTGATATGTGCCTGGGCAGAAAAAGGAGCAGATGCTTTGGGTCCTGACGGTTTGATTGTTCATTCTGATGCGTTTCCTCCTGAAAGTCTGGTTGATACTCTGGGAGCTGGAGACACCTTCAACGCTGCCGTCATCTACACGCTGTCCAAAG ggggcagcCTGCAGGAGGCGCTGACGTTTGGTTGCAGAGTCGCTGGCTGGAAATGTGGTTTCCATGGTTACGATAGCATCGGAGAAATGTTCAGTAAATGA